The following proteins are co-located in the Methylomonas sp. 11b genome:
- a CDS encoding DUF58 domain-containing protein yields MTKSPATDNPRVTVTLKALVDLAKPAGMLSLGHANIRAAQSGNYLSHLKGRGMAFDETRLYQPGDDVRRIDWRVTARTDKPHSKIFKEERERPMFIAVDYRATMAFATRGVFKSVQAARLAGLLAWAALKQGDRIGGQIFSDDGCQELKPQTGKPALLRFLNTLVNPDYNGAAVVNLAQPLARLLHHARPGSRVYILSDFRGMNGAAENHLANLARHYEVVLVHIADPLESSLPTQGRYRFTDGWREVLFDSGDKQRLQAYRQRFQDRQEYLQKLANKLRLTLIPCTTQQAPLDALNGTRAHPAA; encoded by the coding sequence ATGACTAAATCGCCAGCGACCGACAACCCCCGGGTTACGGTCACTCTCAAAGCCTTGGTGGATCTGGCCAAACCGGCCGGCATGCTCAGCCTAGGACACGCCAATATCCGCGCCGCGCAAAGCGGTAATTATCTGTCGCATCTGAAAGGGCGCGGCATGGCTTTCGACGAAACGCGGCTCTATCAACCGGGCGATGATGTGCGGCGTATCGACTGGCGCGTGACGGCCCGCACCGATAAGCCCCACAGCAAAATTTTCAAGGAAGAACGCGAGCGCCCAATGTTCATCGCGGTGGATTACCGCGCAACCATGGCATTTGCCACGCGCGGCGTGTTCAAGTCCGTGCAGGCAGCCCGCTTGGCCGGTTTGCTGGCTTGGGCGGCATTGAAGCAAGGCGACCGGATTGGCGGACAGATTTTCAGCGATGACGGTTGCCAGGAATTGAAACCGCAAACCGGCAAACCGGCGCTGTTAAGATTTTTGAATACTCTGGTCAATCCGGACTATAACGGCGCAGCCGTGGTCAATCTGGCGCAACCTTTAGCCAGATTGCTGCATCATGCCCGACCTGGCAGTCGGGTCTATATCCTCAGCGATTTTCGCGGGATGAATGGCGCGGCCGAAAATCATTTGGCTAATCTGGCCCGACATTACGAAGTAGTGTTAGTGCACATCGCCGATCCGCTGGAGAGCAGTTTGCCGACCCAAGGCCGCTACCGCTTTACCGACGGCTGGCGCGAAGTGCTGTTCGATAGCGGTGACAAACAGCGTCTACAAGCCTATCGGCAACGTTTTCAGGATCGGCAGGAGTATCTGCAAAAGCTGGCCAATAAACTGCGTCTGACCTTGATACCCTGCACGACCCAGCAAGCGCCTTTGGACGCATTGAACGGCACCCGCGCGCATCCGGCGGCCTAA
- a CDS encoding AAA family ATPase: MTATSLSPSQAALQNLKTHINTQIIGQEVLVERMLIALLADGHLLVEGAPGLAKTRAINVLSQGIEADFHRVQFTPDLLPADLTGTEIYRPQQGSFEFQKGPLFHNLILADEINRAPAKVQAALLEAMAERQITVGKATYPLPPLFMVMATQNPIEQEGTYPLPEAQLDRFLLHVKIDYPNAEHEQAILHLARAEAKGALQNQGGAQPKVSQQALFAARGEVLELYLADSLEQYLLQIVLATRNPGVYGQDLAGWIQYGASPRASIALDRCARAKAWLQQRDFVDPGDIQDMAYDVLRHRLILSYEAEAEGISSDYVIKELIARIAVP, from the coding sequence ATGACTGCGACAAGTCTTAGCCCCAGCCAAGCCGCCTTACAAAATCTCAAAACCCACATCAATACTCAGATCATCGGCCAGGAAGTACTGGTCGAAAGAATGCTCATTGCCCTGCTGGCCGATGGTCATTTGTTGGTGGAAGGTGCGCCGGGTTTGGCGAAAACCCGCGCGATCAATGTACTTAGCCAAGGGATAGAAGCCGATTTCCATCGGGTGCAGTTTACCCCTGACCTGTTGCCGGCCGATTTGACCGGCACCGAAATATACCGGCCGCAGCAAGGCAGTTTCGAATTTCAGAAAGGCCCGCTATTTCATAATCTGATTCTGGCTGATGAGATCAACCGTGCGCCGGCCAAGGTGCAGGCCGCCTTGCTGGAAGCGATGGCGGAACGGCAGATTACGGTCGGCAAAGCCACGTATCCATTGCCGCCCTTGTTCATGGTTATGGCCACGCAAAATCCTATTGAGCAGGAAGGCACTTACCCCCTGCCGGAAGCGCAACTGGATAGATTTTTGCTGCATGTGAAAATCGATTATCCCAATGCCGAACACGAGCAAGCCATCTTGCATCTGGCTCGCGCCGAAGCCAAGGGCGCCTTGCAAAACCAGGGCGGCGCACAACCAAAAGTCAGCCAGCAAGCTTTATTCGCGGCGCGCGGCGAAGTGCTGGAGTTATATCTGGCCGACAGTTTGGAGCAGTATCTGCTGCAAATCGTGCTGGCGACCCGTAATCCCGGGGTTTATGGCCAGGATTTGGCTGGCTGGATTCAGTACGGCGCCAGCCCGCGCGCCAGCATCGCCCTGGACCGCTGCGCTCGCGCCAAAGCCTGGTTGCAACAGCGCGATTTTGTCGATCCGGGCGACATTCAAGATATGGCTTACGACGTGTTGCGCCATCGCCTAATTTTGTCTTACGAAGCGGAAGCGGAAGGCATTAGCAGCGATTATGTGATCAAAGAACTGATAGCCAGAATTGCCGTACCCTAA
- a CDS encoding TIGR00730 family Rossman fold protein translates to MSCIKNRRADGSMSSSIIDDLKGDQSWRIFRIISEFTEGFDELSGLCDAISIFGSARLPPEHFYYQKTVELAEMLSKEGFAVISGGGPGVMEAANKGAILHDQPSIGLNIELPMEQTPNPYQNISLNFRYFFVRKVMFVRYSIGYVCMPGGFGTLDEFFEALTLMQTHKIYPIPLVLFGTDFWSGLMDWMKAKMMEYGTISEEDLALITVTDDPQKVVDIMVAHREWKDLQRKN, encoded by the coding sequence ATGAGTTGTATCAAAAACCGCCGCGCCGACGGCTCGATGTCCTCCAGTATCATCGACGACCTGAAAGGTGATCAATCCTGGCGCATTTTTCGCATCATCAGCGAATTTACCGAAGGCTTCGACGAACTGTCCGGTTTGTGCGACGCGATTTCGATTTTCGGTTCCGCCCGGTTGCCACCCGAGCATTTTTATTATCAAAAAACCGTGGAATTGGCGGAAATGCTCAGCAAGGAAGGCTTTGCCGTCATCAGCGGCGGTGGCCCTGGCGTGATGGAGGCCGCCAACAAAGGCGCCATCCTGCACGATCAACCGTCCATAGGCTTGAACATCGAATTACCGATGGAGCAAACGCCCAACCCGTACCAAAATATTTCGCTTAATTTTCGCTATTTTTTCGTGCGTAAAGTGATGTTCGTGCGATATTCGATTGGTTACGTCTGCATGCCGGGCGGCTTTGGCACGCTGGACGAGTTCTTCGAAGCGTTGACCTTGATGCAAACCCACAAGATCTATCCGATTCCGTTGGTATTGTTCGGCACCGATTTTTGGAGCGGCCTGATGGATTGGATGAAAGCCAAGATGATGGAATACGGCACCATTTCCGAGGAAGATTTGGCGCTGATCACCGTCACCGACGATCCGCAAAAAGTGGTCGATATCATGGTTGCGCATCGCGAGTGGAAAGATTTGCAGCGCAAAAATTAA
- a CDS encoding dihydroorotase, whose protein sequence is MSKILIKNGHVVDPANNIDAIGSVCIADGKIISVLEQAADFTPEQIIDASGQIVCPGFVDLSVRLREPGHTQKGSILSETRAALSAGVTSLCLPPDTKPCIDSPAVVEFIKDKAEKADYPQIHSIGALTQRLAGSELSAMFALKQAGCIAVSNASEPLGNLLILRRAMEYAATHDLLLMYRANEPALSGKGCAHEGAVASRYGLPGIPEAAESIALAQCLELAELTGCRVHISQISCKHSVIKLQQAKKYGLNVTADVAIHQLHLTEDHITPFDSNYHVIPPLRSAIDRQYLREGLVNGTIDAICSDHQPHDLDAKLGAFPETEAGAAALETLLPLTLALTQQHRIGLSQAIANLTCKPAQILGLATGALTPGYAADVCIFDPQASWQVNHNNWLSAGCNTPYWQQTLSGRVTQTLLAGKPVYRLAELP, encoded by the coding sequence ATGAGTAAAATACTGATTAAAAACGGCCATGTCGTCGATCCGGCCAATAACATCGACGCCATCGGCTCGGTCTGCATCGCCGACGGCAAGATCATCTCGGTATTGGAGCAAGCCGCCGATTTCACGCCCGAGCAAATAATCGACGCCAGCGGTCAGATCGTTTGCCCCGGCTTCGTCGACCTGAGCGTGCGCTTGCGCGAACCCGGTCATACCCAAAAAGGCAGTATCCTCAGCGAAACCCGTGCGGCTCTGAGCGCCGGCGTTACCTCGCTATGCCTGCCGCCCGATACCAAGCCTTGCATCGATAGTCCGGCGGTAGTCGAGTTTATCAAGGACAAGGCAGAAAAGGCCGACTACCCGCAAATCCACAGCATAGGCGCATTGACACAGCGCTTGGCCGGCAGTGAACTGAGCGCGATGTTTGCGTTGAAGCAGGCCGGCTGTATCGCCGTCAGCAATGCCAGCGAACCGCTCGGCAATCTGTTGATATTGCGGCGGGCGATGGAATATGCCGCCACTCACGACTTATTGTTGATGTATCGCGCTAATGAACCCGCCTTATCCGGCAAGGGCTGTGCCCACGAAGGCGCGGTAGCCAGCCGTTACGGTTTGCCCGGCATTCCGGAAGCCGCCGAATCCATTGCCTTGGCCCAATGCCTGGAGTTGGCGGAATTGACCGGTTGCCGCGTGCATATCAGTCAGATTAGCTGCAAGCATTCGGTGATCAAGTTACAGCAGGCCAAGAAATACGGTCTGAACGTCACGGCCGATGTGGCGATTCATCAGTTGCATTTAACCGAAGACCACATTACTCCGTTCGACAGCAATTATCACGTGATACCGCCGCTACGTAGCGCCATCGACCGTCAATATTTGCGCGAAGGTCTGGTCAACGGCACTATCGATGCGATTTGCTCCGATCACCAACCGCACGATCTGGATGCCAAACTCGGCGCATTCCCGGAAACCGAAGCGGGCGCTGCCGCACTGGAAACCTTGTTGCCGTTGACGCTGGCGTTAACCCAGCAACATCGCATCGGTTTGTCGCAAGCCATCGCCAACCTGACCTGCAAGCCGGCACAAATTTTGGGTCTGGCAACCGGTGCATTAACGCCGGGCTATGCGGCCGATGTGTGTATTTTCGATCCGCAAGCCAGCTGGCAGGTTAACCACAACAACTGGCTTAGCGCCGGTTGCAATACGCCGTATTGGCAACAGACCTTGAGCGGACGCGTGACCCAGACCTTGCTGGCCGGTAAGCCGGTGTATCGCTTGGCAGAGTTGCCGTGA
- a CDS encoding aspartate carbamoyltransferase catalytic subunit has product MTRHIQLTEQGKLKHFLTIEGLDKELLTEILDTAESFAGMSEHQVKKVPLLRGKTIVNLFFENSTRTRTTFELAATRLSADVLSMNIATSATSKGESLLDTIHNLEAMHVDMFVVRHAISGAAHFIAQHTAPHISVINAGDGQHAHPTQAMLDMFTIRQHKKQFEGLKVAIVGDILHSRVARSQILALNTLGVAEVRVIAPKTLLPAQVKTMGVIPMHDMDEGLDDVDVVIMLRLQKERMNSAFLPSESEFFRCFGLTEAKLKRAKADAIVMHPGPINRGVEIASSVADGPQSVILQQVSNGVAVRMAIMSMAMHSQGGAA; this is encoded by the coding sequence ATGACCCGACATATTCAGCTTACCGAACAGGGTAAGCTCAAGCATTTTCTCACTATCGAAGGACTGGATAAGGAGCTGCTGACCGAAATCCTGGATACCGCCGAATCGTTTGCCGGCATGTCAGAACATCAAGTCAAAAAAGTACCCTTGCTGCGCGGCAAGACCATCGTCAACCTGTTTTTCGAAAACAGCACCCGCACCCGTACCACCTTCGAACTAGCCGCCACCCGGCTGTCGGCAGACGTGCTGAGCATGAATATCGCCACCTCCGCCACCTCCAAGGGCGAAAGCCTGCTGGATACCATTCATAACCTGGAAGCGATGCATGTCGATATGTTTGTGGTCCGCCATGCCATCAGTGGCGCTGCGCATTTCATCGCCCAACACACCGCGCCGCACATCAGCGTGATCAATGCCGGCGACGGCCAGCATGCGCATCCCACCCAGGCGATGCTGGATATGTTCACGATCCGGCAACATAAGAAACAATTCGAGGGTCTGAAAGTGGCTATCGTCGGCGACATTCTGCATTCGCGGGTAGCGCGCTCGCAGATTCTGGCTTTAAACACCTTAGGTGTTGCGGAAGTGCGGGTGATTGCGCCAAAGACCTTGCTGCCGGCACAAGTCAAAACCATGGGCGTAATACCCATGCATGATATGGACGAAGGGTTGGATGATGTGGATGTGGTGATCATGCTGCGTTTGCAAAAAGAGCGCATGAACTCGGCGTTTTTGCCCAGCGAAAGTGAGTTCTTCCGCTGCTTTGGTTTGACAGAAGCCAAGCTTAAACGCGCCAAAGCCGATGCCATTGTCATGCATCCCGGCCCCATCAACCGGGGCGTGGAAATTGCCTCCAGCGTCGCCGACGGCCCGCAATCAGTAATCTTGCAGCAAGTCAGTAATGGCGTGGCAGTCCGCATGGCGATCATGTCGATGGCGATGCACAGTCAGGGAGGTGCGGCATGA
- the pyrR gene encoding bifunctional pyr operon transcriptional regulator/uracil phosphoribosyltransferase PyrR, which yields MPITTLNIDILLDTLEAAIRRQISERKLNNPLLIGIHSGGAWIARHMHQRLGMSEPLGMLDITFYRDDFSQIGMHPKVKTSQLPPHLEGRDIILIDDVFYTGRTIRAALNEIFDYGRPNQVVLAVLIERNGRQIPLQPDCYGIRIDLAGDQRIKLTGPDPLGIEIQSPQVVAA from the coding sequence ATGCCCATCACCACTCTGAACATCGATATCCTGCTCGACACTCTGGAAGCCGCGATTCGCCGGCAAATTAGCGAGCGTAAGCTAAATAACCCTTTGTTGATCGGTATCCATAGCGGTGGAGCCTGGATTGCACGCCATATGCATCAACGCTTGGGTATGAGTGAACCCTTGGGCATGCTGGACATCACGTTTTATCGCGATGATTTTTCGCAAATCGGCATGCATCCCAAGGTCAAGACCAGCCAATTGCCGCCGCATCTGGAAGGCCGCGACATCATTCTGATCGACGATGTGTTTTACACCGGCCGCACCATCCGCGCCGCGCTAAACGAGATTTTCGATTACGGCCGCCCCAATCAAGTGGTGCTGGCGGTATTGATCGAGCGTAACGGCCGGCAGATTCCGTTGCAACCTGACTGTTACGGTATCCGCATCGATCTGGCCGGCGATCAACGTATCAAACTGACCGGCCCCGACCCATTGGGTATCGAGATTCAATCCCCGCAAGTGGTGGCGGCATGA
- the ruvX gene encoding Holliday junction resolvase RuvX has translation MVKVDPLAAKFSSDAYLGFDFGNKKIGVAVGHAGAGIASPLQTIQSLNQVPDWHKIGLLIAEWRPIGLVVGISRQQDGSDNIITPRMQKFCRQLNGRYNLPVHQIDETLTTFAAKQMLFDDLKVSAAKLWSVQDQLAAQIILQSWFDQ, from the coding sequence ATGGTTAAGGTCGATCCGCTGGCGGCAAAATTCAGCAGTGACGCGTATTTAGGGTTTGATTTCGGCAATAAAAAAATCGGCGTTGCAGTGGGTCATGCCGGCGCCGGTATTGCCAGTCCGCTGCAAACCATACAGTCGCTTAATCAGGTTCCGGACTGGCATAAAATCGGTCTGTTGATCGCCGAATGGCGGCCCATAGGCCTGGTGGTCGGCATTTCCCGGCAACAAGACGGCTCGGATAATATTATTACTCCGCGCATGCAAAAGTTCTGCCGCCAGCTGAATGGTCGTTACAATCTGCCGGTGCATCAAATCGATGAAACGCTAACCACGTTCGCAGCCAAACAAATGCTGTTCGACGACCTAAAGGTTAGCGCTGCTAAACTGTGGTCCGTGCAAGATCAACTGGCCGCTCAGATAATTCTGCAAAGCTGGTTTGATCAGTAA
- a CDS encoding YqgE/AlgH family protein: protein MTDVTYLNNQFLIAMPGLADPHFFHTVTYLCQHNEEGALGIVINRPTGMKLRDIFEQMGIKTELENVLETPVFAGGPVQQERGFVIHDACDQRWDSSISTAENITLTSSRDILEAIAEGKGPNHYLIALGYAGWGSGQLEKEMVENAWLNTPCGEEILYETPISQRWNAAAGQLGIDINRLTTPAGHG, encoded by the coding sequence ATGACAGACGTTACTTATTTAAATAACCAGTTTTTGATTGCGATGCCCGGCTTGGCCGACCCGCATTTTTTCCACACGGTGACTTATCTGTGCCAGCACAACGAAGAAGGTGCGCTCGGCATCGTCATCAACCGGCCGACCGGCATGAAACTACGCGATATTTTCGAGCAAATGGGGATTAAGACCGAGCTGGAAAATGTGTTGGAAACCCCGGTATTCGCCGGCGGCCCGGTACAACAGGAACGCGGCTTCGTGATTCACGATGCCTGCGACCAGCGCTGGGATTCCAGCATCAGCACGGCCGAGAATATTACCCTCACCAGTTCCCGCGACATTCTCGAGGCTATCGCCGAAGGCAAAGGTCCCAACCATTATTTGATCGCGTTAGGTTACGCCGGCTGGGGTAGCGGCCAACTAGAGAAAGAAATGGTCGAAAACGCCTGGCTGAACACGCCGTGCGGTGAAGAGATACTCTACGAAACGCCGATCAGCCAGCGCTGGAATGCGGCGGCGGGACAATTGGGTATCGATATTAACCGTCTGACCACGCCGGCAGGTCATGGTTAA
- a CDS encoding energy transducer TonB — translation MHAPELTPTPLSQGDSLLTALFVAAVLHVIVLLGVNFTAPQPPKINRSIEITVAHAPVKKAPKDAKHLAAEHQIGAGEETHKPEPPQQKIATQEQTISPPVKKIMPHPAVPQVKPVAEKLLTQAKAPVKVVTEPEQPVELPEAVEVQESAPKLSPEALQQQIAQLGERIRNTQQSAQDTKIKFVNSISTHKYLAAQYVKDWEDKVERTGNLNYPEAARKKGVSQSLTMDVGINADGSIYSMRIVRSSGNSALDDAAKRIVKMSAPFAALPDDLLREVNVLVITRVWKFSDETGMTAR, via the coding sequence ATGCACGCGCCGGAATTGACTCCCACGCCGCTCTCGCAAGGCGATTCGCTACTGACGGCTTTGTTTGTGGCGGCGGTGCTGCATGTGATCGTGTTATTGGGGGTTAATTTCACCGCACCGCAACCGCCCAAGATTAACCGTTCCATTGAAATCACCGTGGCTCATGCGCCGGTGAAAAAGGCGCCCAAGGATGCGAAACATCTGGCGGCAGAACATCAAATAGGTGCTGGCGAGGAAACTCATAAACCGGAGCCGCCGCAGCAAAAAATAGCCACGCAGGAACAAACGATCAGCCCGCCGGTAAAGAAAATCATGCCGCATCCGGCGGTTCCGCAAGTCAAGCCGGTCGCCGAAAAACTGCTTACTCAAGCAAAAGCCCCGGTTAAGGTGGTGACGGAGCCCGAGCAACCGGTAGAATTACCGGAAGCTGTTGAAGTTCAGGAATCCGCCCCCAAATTATCGCCTGAAGCGCTTCAGCAACAAATCGCTCAACTCGGCGAGCGCATCAGAAATACCCAGCAAAGCGCGCAAGATACTAAGATTAAATTCGTCAACTCGATTAGCACGCATAAGTATCTGGCGGCGCAATATGTCAAGGATTGGGAGGACAAGGTTGAGCGCACCGGCAATCTGAATTATCCTGAGGCCGCGCGCAAAAAAGGCGTTTCGCAATCCTTGACCATGGACGTGGGGATCAATGCCGACGGCAGCATTTACAGCATGCGAATCGTCCGGTCTTCGGGCAATTCAGCACTGGATGACGCCGCGAAACGGATTGTGAAAATGAGTGCGCCCTTTGCCGCTTTACCCGATGATTTGTTGAGAGAAGTGAACGTTTTGGTGATTACCAGGGTCTGGAAATTCTCAGACGAAACCGGCATGACTGCCCGCTAG
- the gshB gene encoding glutathione synthase, giving the protein MTIKLGVVMDPIGQINIKKDTSFAMLLEAQARGWELHYMELSDLYMRNGDAYARTRLLEVERDEKQWHRFLGEKQIALSELDAIIMRKDPPFNQEYIYATYMLEQAERHGVYVVNKPQSLRDANEKMFTAWFPQCCTDTLVARDPQKIRDFLKEHQEIILKPLDGMGGASIFYVKEHDPNLSVILETMTQHGNSYIMAQKYLPAVKDGDKRILVVNGEPVPYCLARIPASGESRGNLAAGGRGEGRPLSDRDRWIAEQVGPTLREKGLIFVGLDVIGDYLTEVNVTSPTCVQELDKQFGINISAQLMDHIAAQCQA; this is encoded by the coding sequence ATGACTATTAAACTCGGCGTGGTCATGGACCCCATCGGCCAAATCAATATTAAAAAGGACACCAGTTTCGCGATGCTGCTGGAAGCCCAGGCGCGCGGATGGGAACTGCATTACATGGAACTTTCCGACCTGTATATGCGCAACGGCGATGCGTACGCTCGCACCCGCCTGCTGGAAGTCGAGCGCGACGAAAAACAATGGCATCGGTTTCTCGGCGAAAAGCAAATCGCCTTGTCCGAATTGGACGCGATTATCATGCGTAAGGATCCGCCCTTCAACCAGGAATATATTTACGCCACGTATATGCTGGAACAGGCCGAGCGGCACGGCGTTTATGTCGTCAACAAACCGCAATCGCTGCGCGACGCCAACGAAAAAATGTTCACCGCCTGGTTTCCGCAATGCTGCACCGACACCTTGGTAGCCCGAGACCCTCAAAAAATCCGCGACTTCTTAAAAGAGCACCAGGAAATCATCCTGAAGCCCTTGGACGGCATGGGTGGCGCTTCGATCTTTTACGTCAAAGAACACGACCCCAATCTCAGCGTGATTCTGGAAACCATGACCCAGCACGGCAACAGTTACATCATGGCGCAAAAATATTTACCCGCTGTAAAAGATGGCGACAAGCGGATCCTGGTGGTCAATGGCGAACCGGTGCCGTATTGTCTGGCGCGGATTCCCGCCAGCGGCGAAAGCCGTGGCAATCTGGCTGCCGGCGGTCGTGGCGAAGGCCGGCCTTTGAGTGATCGTGATCGCTGGATTGCCGAACAAGTGGGGCCGACCTTACGCGAAAAAGGCCTGATATTTGTCGGCTTGGATGTCATCGGCGATTATCTGACTGAAGTGAATGTCACCAGCCCGACCTGCGTACAGGAGCTGGATAAACAGTTCGGTATCAATATTAGCGCGCAACTAATGGATCACATCGCCGCCCAATGCCAGGCCTGA
- the rpmB gene encoding 50S ribosomal protein L28, with translation MSRVCQVTGKRPVTGHNVSHAMNRTKRRFTPNLHHHRFWVESENRWVRLRVSSKGMRIIDKNGIDAVLADMRKRGEQF, from the coding sequence ATGTCCAGAGTATGCCAAGTAACAGGTAAACGCCCAGTAACAGGGCACAACGTTTCACACGCCATGAACAGAACCAAAAGACGTTTTACGCCTAATCTGCACCACCACAGATTCTGGGTTGAAAGCGAAAACCGTTGGGTTCGTTTGAGAGTATCTTCCAAAGGTATGCGTATCATCGACAAAAACGGCATCGATGCTGTTCTGGCCGATATGCGTAAACGCGGCGAACAATTTTAA
- the rpmG gene encoding 50S ribosomal protein L33, which yields MRDKIKLVSSEGTGHFYTTTKNKKTMPEKMEIKKFDPVVRKHVMYKEAKIK from the coding sequence ATGCGTGACAAAATCAAATTGGTATCTAGCGAAGGCACCGGCCATTTCTACACCACCACCAAAAACAAAAAAACCATGCCTGAAAAAATGGAGATCAAAAAATTTGATCCCGTGGTTCGCAAGCATGTGATGTACAAAGAAGCTAAAATCAAATAA
- a CDS encoding cyclic nucleotide-binding domain-containing protein: MAVDIHSAEGRVIRQLIPLSTLPFSKFEALCAQIKIEDAEEGQFLFKCGDERNDLVYLIDGSVTLQTDLLKIETIKSDSPSARFALAHQIPRKVHAVASTRIRFLRLNADMMKSVQDVPYEEAESFMVVEEVEDNDDWMTTLLKSPVFRALPPANLQKILMGMQEVRVDAGTVIVNQGEPGDFYYIIKRGQCLVSRKPAPNAKEIKLAQLSDQDTFGEDALISGEPRNVSVSALTDVCLLRLGKEQFLTLIKQPTLKYISYKDAQDLVAKGADLIDVREPDEYKPKHLPYSINLPFFSLRMQLKTLNRQHPIVVVCQNGKISETAAFILMRHKFNALILSGGIDSINPDELKAPSSFPIDDGIETSNFRGAGGEGETNHSFTEQSSIQDDMERLRRFLQQLKTKYNILEAEKKALEMKYLALAKFTESLKAELEAMKKAGGGG; encoded by the coding sequence GTGGCTGTCGACATCCATTCCGCTGAGGGCCGTGTCATTCGGCAATTAATTCCGCTATCCACCTTGCCCTTCAGTAAGTTTGAGGCGCTGTGCGCACAAATCAAGATAGAGGATGCGGAAGAGGGTCAATTTTTGTTCAAATGCGGGGATGAACGTAACGATCTGGTTTACTTGATCGACGGTAGCGTGACCTTGCAGACCGATCTGTTAAAGATAGAAACGATCAAGTCGGATAGTCCTTCGGCGCGCTTCGCGCTGGCGCATCAAATCCCCAGAAAAGTGCATGCGGTTGCGAGTACCCGAATTCGTTTTTTGCGATTGAATGCTGATATGATGAAATCGGTTCAAGATGTCCCGTATGAAGAAGCAGAGAGTTTTATGGTAGTTGAAGAGGTGGAGGACAATGACGACTGGATGACGACCTTGTTGAAGTCGCCGGTATTTCGGGCGTTGCCTCCGGCTAATTTGCAAAAAATTTTGATGGGTATGCAGGAAGTGCGCGTGGATGCCGGCACCGTGATTGTCAACCAAGGTGAGCCGGGCGATTTTTACTACATCATCAAAAGAGGGCAATGCTTGGTGAGCAGGAAGCCGGCACCGAATGCCAAAGAGATCAAGTTGGCGCAACTCAGCGATCAGGATACTTTTGGCGAGGACGCGCTGATTTCAGGTGAGCCTCGTAATGTTTCAGTCAGTGCTTTGACCGATGTGTGTTTGTTGCGTTTGGGTAAGGAACAGTTTCTAACCTTAATCAAGCAGCCAACGCTTAAATATATCAGCTATAAAGATGCCCAGGATTTAGTCGCCAAGGGCGCCGATTTGATCGATGTGCGCGAGCCCGACGAATATAAGCCCAAGCATTTGCCGTACAGCATCAATCTGCCGTTTTTTTCCTTGCGCATGCAGTTAAAAACCTTGAATCGTCAGCATCCCATCGTCGTGGTTTGTCAGAACGGCAAGATTAGCGAAACGGCGGCTTTCATCCTGATGCGGCATAAATTCAATGCGCTGATTTTAAGCGGCGGTATCGACAGCATTAACCCGGATGAGCTGAAAGCGCCTTCGTCATTTCCGATCGACGACGGTATTGAGACTAGTAATTTTAGAGGAGCCGGTGGCGAAGGCGAGACGAATCACTCGTTCACCGAGCAATCCTCAATACAAGACGACATGGAGCGTTTACGGCGCTTTCTGCAACAGCTTAAAACCAAATACAATATTTTGGAAGCAGAGAAAAAGGCTTTGGAGATGAAATATTTGGCACTTGCCAAATTTACGGAATCGCTAAAAGCCGAGCTGGAAGCGATGAAGAAGGCCGGTGGCGGTGGCTAG